In Phacochoerus africanus isolate WHEZ1 chromosome 2, ROS_Pafr_v1, whole genome shotgun sequence, one DNA window encodes the following:
- the LOC125121187 gene encoding NADH dehydrogenase [ubiquinone] 1 beta subcomplex subunit 3-like produces MAHGHGCEHGQSKMGLPDYKQWKIEGTSLETVQERAARGLRNPWGHNKAWRYIGGFANNVSFVGALLKGFKWGFAAFMVAARAEYYLESWKIDKKHH; encoded by the coding sequence ATGGCCCATGGACATGGATGTGAGCATGGTCAGAGTAAAATGGGACTTCCAGATTACAAACAATGGAAGATAGAAGGGACATCATTAGAAACTGTCCAGGAGAGGGCTGCACGAGGACTAAGGAATCCATGGGGCCACAATAAAGCTTGGAGATACATAGGTGGCTTTGCAAACAATGTTTCCTTTGTTGGTGCATTATTAAAAGGATTCAAATGGGGATTTGCTGCATTTATGGTAGCTGCAAGGGCTGAATATTACTTGGAGTCCTGGAAAATAGATAAGAAGCATCACTGA